From the genome of Pseudarthrobacter psychrotolerans, one region includes:
- a CDS encoding type IV secretory system conjugative DNA transfer family protein, whose translation MKAMDKGTQMAVLSLGLIALVLYALYLPGQIAAFFRCGSFTTLPSILQPLGFLNPSSPADASVYGVTAAGCGPESGAVIVWMVLLVALAVGGGVTVWKLVHDWKLSDEYFVKDVMGRDGLAKIKEIKNTVGEKKILERAKSIRPTLGRPSVEDASIRIGHVLSQAVLVSCEESIVLVGPPRSGKGFHLLISAILDAPGSCITTSTRADNYAATRELRSNGGPCTLFDPQGLTGAKSSLKWSPITGCERPEVAARRASSLIGSSGLGKSGSNQEWAGAAISILQSLLHAAALGGHSVDELYLWGTAPTTARTAQKILLEHPDAAFGWGQSLKSILDGDPKMLGSRWFGVEGALAGLAVPLVRETLKPAGPAEELVPAKFIRDRGTLYLIGTKSGGGAMAPFLIAMMDEITETAREMAIRLPGNRLDPPLSLVLDEIANMSSSWPGLVTLMSDGGGLGISPLVVLQSLAQARGGWGAEEAQAVFDSATVKIQLGGSGNEKDLESFVKLLGTRAVEEGSVTHTADGYSSSTSKREKDVMTVSELRRLPFGYGLFVGRNGRPFLLKMTRWIDRPDAPQIKAGIRKFSSSLLVELTDSTAAGTQERISEEVPG comes from the coding sequence ATGAAAGCGATGGATAAAGGGACCCAGATGGCGGTCCTTTCTCTTGGCCTGATCGCACTGGTGCTCTATGCGCTGTACCTGCCGGGGCAGATCGCCGCGTTCTTCCGCTGCGGATCCTTCACCACCCTGCCCTCGATCCTCCAGCCGCTCGGATTCCTGAACCCGTCCAGCCCCGCCGACGCCTCCGTCTACGGTGTCACGGCAGCCGGCTGCGGACCGGAGAGTGGAGCAGTCATCGTCTGGATGGTCCTGCTCGTCGCTCTGGCCGTCGGCGGCGGCGTGACCGTATGGAAGCTGGTGCACGACTGGAAACTCTCGGACGAGTACTTCGTCAAGGACGTCATGGGCCGTGACGGTCTGGCCAAGATCAAGGAAATCAAGAACACGGTCGGGGAGAAGAAAATCCTCGAACGCGCCAAAAGCATCCGCCCCACCCTGGGCCGGCCGTCCGTGGAAGACGCATCCATCCGCATCGGGCACGTCCTCTCCCAAGCAGTCCTGGTCTCCTGTGAGGAATCAATCGTCCTGGTCGGCCCGCCCCGTTCCGGTAAGGGCTTCCACCTGCTGATCTCGGCAATCCTGGACGCCCCGGGATCCTGCATCACCACCTCGACCAGGGCGGACAACTACGCGGCCACCCGTGAGCTGCGCTCAAACGGCGGGCCGTGCACGCTGTTTGACCCGCAGGGACTCACCGGGGCGAAGTCCTCGCTGAAGTGGTCACCGATCACCGGGTGCGAGCGGCCCGAGGTCGCTGCCCGCCGGGCCTCCTCACTGATCGGCTCCTCCGGGCTGGGGAAGTCCGGATCCAACCAGGAATGGGCCGGCGCAGCGATCTCCATCCTCCAGTCACTCCTGCACGCCGCAGCCCTCGGCGGACACAGCGTTGACGAGCTCTACCTGTGGGGGACGGCTCCGACGACCGCGCGGACCGCGCAGAAGATCCTGCTCGAACACCCGGACGCCGCATTCGGCTGGGGCCAGTCACTGAAGTCCATCCTTGACGGGGACCCGAAGATGCTCGGCAGCCGCTGGTTCGGCGTCGAAGGGGCACTGGCCGGCCTTGCCGTGCCGCTCGTGCGCGAAACCCTGAAACCGGCCGGCCCGGCCGAAGAACTCGTCCCGGCGAAATTCATCAGGGACCGGGGCACCCTGTACCTGATCGGGACGAAGTCCGGCGGCGGGGCCATGGCGCCGTTCCTGATTGCGATGATGGACGAAATCACCGAAACCGCCCGTGAAATGGCCATCCGGCTGCCGGGAAACCGGCTCGATCCGCCGCTGTCGCTGGTGCTGGACGAGATCGCGAACATGTCCAGCTCCTGGCCAGGGCTCGTGACGCTGATGTCGGACGGCGGCGGTTTGGGGATCAGCCCGCTCGTTGTCCTGCAGTCCCTCGCGCAGGCCCGCGGCGGCTGGGGAGCGGAAGAAGCGCAGGCCGTGTTCGACTCCGCGACGGTGAAAATACAGCTCGGCGGCTCGGGCAACGAAAAAGACCTCGAATCGTTCGTCAAGCTCCTCGGCACCAGGGCTGTGGAGGAAGGCTCTGTCACGCACACCGCAGACGGGTATTCCTCCAGCACCTCCAAGCGGGAGAAGGACGTCATGACCGTCTCGGAGCTGCGCCGGCTGCCGTTCGGCTATGGCCTGTTCGTCGGGCGCAACGGCAGGCCTTTCCTGCTGAAAATGACGCGCTGGATCGACCGGCCCGACGCCCCACAGATCAAGGCCGGCATCAGGAAGTTCAGCAGCTCACTGCTGGTTGAACTGACCGACTCCACGGCCGCAGGAACGCAAGAGCGCATCAGCGAAGAAGTCCCTGGATAA
- a CDS encoding conjugal transfer protein TraC has product MKHIGGKSNRLSGLVPVMLDISNGSRQARAQQRLTRARAVAAASVETAGGDDGFPQQAFPAGGKQRMNNLRGGFRLRQRPFSETAFSFATAYPFLAGANLGHKGAYIGEDVYGGGAFVFDPWELYEAKVITGMSMILMGAVGSGKSTCAKSVVCRLVMLGRKALILADRKGEWDVVAQFLGGHTIKVGPGQPDRVNPLDEGIRPSVTPDGEPMTDLRWAAMVRARRLNLLQTIGEILLDRAVQGAEHTALSMALDLTVESAAPGVPTLPGFIEHLRQMSVSTDGSRSVAEAAERLLHAFSRCTQGDLKGMFDGETTANFDPELPIITVNTKALVGASKEARKIAYACTGSWAESMVTNSDSGQRLCVYEEGWDSVSDEASLTRMMEAWKLARDYNIFNVLIIHKLGDLDIAGDAGSKMAAMARSLLGDTTVKVIYRQETANLAVTERELGLTRAEREDVNRSAQGTGLWKVGPYRTVSVKNQRTTAEVPVFDTDGKMRSNRGGEAAA; this is encoded by the coding sequence GTGAAGCACATCGGAGGAAAATCGAACCGGCTGTCCGGGCTGGTCCCGGTCATGCTGGATATCTCCAATGGATCCCGTCAGGCAAGGGCGCAGCAACGCCTGACCAGGGCCCGTGCCGTCGCGGCTGCGTCGGTTGAGACGGCTGGCGGGGATGACGGCTTTCCGCAGCAGGCATTCCCTGCCGGCGGGAAGCAGCGCATGAACAATCTTCGCGGCGGTTTCCGGCTTCGCCAGCGCCCGTTCAGCGAGACGGCGTTTTCCTTTGCGACGGCGTACCCGTTCCTGGCCGGCGCGAACCTCGGGCACAAGGGCGCCTACATCGGCGAGGACGTTTACGGCGGCGGGGCGTTCGTGTTTGACCCGTGGGAGCTGTACGAGGCGAAGGTCATCACCGGCATGTCGATGATCCTGATGGGCGCTGTGGGTTCCGGAAAGTCCACGTGCGCGAAGTCCGTGGTCTGCCGCCTGGTGATGCTGGGACGCAAGGCGCTGATCCTCGCGGACCGTAAGGGCGAATGGGATGTTGTCGCGCAGTTCCTGGGCGGTCACACCATCAAGGTCGGCCCGGGCCAGCCGGACCGGGTCAACCCGCTCGATGAGGGCATCCGGCCCTCGGTGACGCCGGACGGGGAACCGATGACGGATCTGCGCTGGGCGGCGATGGTGCGCGCCAGGCGATTGAATCTGCTCCAGACCATCGGTGAAATCCTGCTGGACCGTGCCGTGCAGGGCGCCGAACACACAGCCCTATCGATGGCACTGGATCTCACGGTGGAGTCGGCTGCGCCGGGTGTGCCGACGTTGCCGGGCTTCATTGAGCACCTGCGGCAGATGAGCGTTTCCACCGATGGTTCACGCTCCGTTGCCGAAGCCGCCGAAAGGCTTCTGCACGCTTTTTCCCGCTGCACCCAGGGTGATCTGAAAGGAATGTTCGACGGCGAAACGACAGCGAACTTCGACCCCGAACTGCCGATCATCACGGTCAACACCAAGGCACTCGTCGGCGCCTCGAAAGAAGCACGGAAAATCGCCTACGCCTGCACCGGGTCATGGGCTGAATCCATGGTCACCAACTCCGACTCCGGACAAAGACTCTGCGTCTACGAAGAGGGCTGGGACTCAGTCAGCGACGAAGCATCCCTGACACGGATGATGGAGGCGTGGAAACTCGCCCGTGACTACAACATCTTCAACGTCCTGATCATCCACAAACTCGGGGACCTGGACATTGCCGGGGACGCCGGATCGAAAATGGCCGCGATGGCACGCTCCCTGCTGGGCGATACCACGGTGAAAGTCATCTACCGGCAGGAAACAGCCAACCTTGCAGTGACCGAGCGGGAGCTGGGCCTGACCCGGGCCGAGCGGGAAGACGTAAACCGTTCCGCCCAGGGCACCGGGCTCTGGAAGGTCGGCCCCTACCGGACGGTGAGCGTGAAAAACCAGCGCACCACCGCCGAAGTGCCGGTATTCGATACCGACGGCAAAATGCGCTCCAACAGGGGCGGGGAGGCAGCAGCATGA
- a CDS encoding SCO6880 family protein: MSAGVVMEEELGWHDVRFGRETKRGVVLGLEMHQLITFGIAMVAIVVTVLVFGFPLGWLIGGTMLLITGPVCCTRFHGTSTLQWGLRWVGGRWSKGTGQGKYLRATRTETPLDLAPAPVHTHGALHAAPDPDGEPPAYRSTIGKKGQIVPGTPERFMLPGELNELLCYELPGGEAFVYDPVNKYGIIAAQVESMNAFALESEDEQINRTEAFSSVLTALSTQEGVEYLQLTDQTSVVSGAKIRDYYKTKGAQAPRVVRDGELVPLAGANINSFASHAYEDLVSNGRGIMHHEGWVVVVLSRKKLEKSITAHGGGLAGFMSLAAGTISSVTESLTPTGTMVRFWMNARELSACIRRATDPASAVEISERTGAFAGVSPASAGPMVMLPEWSTLQTDTGIHRTWWVSEWPRKKASLGFMSKLVFAGDFRHSVTLIAKPYPVSKAMKDITTSLADHDSGLDIQHRLGRPISRAQRLEGTDLEFREMQLTDGFGALKIGGYVTLSASDATELEVNNTKLRNAAAAAQVELRCLYGQQAEGFVASAMPLGRGLL; encoded by the coding sequence ATGAGCGCAGGCGTAGTAATGGAAGAGGAGCTCGGCTGGCACGATGTGCGGTTCGGGCGGGAAACCAAACGCGGTGTGGTGTTGGGGCTGGAAATGCACCAGCTCATCACCTTCGGTATCGCGATGGTGGCCATCGTGGTCACGGTCCTGGTGTTTGGCTTCCCGCTCGGCTGGCTGATCGGCGGGACCATGCTGCTGATCACCGGGCCGGTGTGCTGCACGAGGTTCCACGGGACCTCCACGCTGCAATGGGGGCTCCGGTGGGTCGGCGGACGGTGGAGCAAGGGCACGGGCCAGGGGAAGTACCTGCGGGCGACCCGGACCGAAACCCCGCTGGATCTTGCCCCCGCGCCGGTACACACCCACGGTGCACTCCATGCAGCCCCGGACCCGGACGGGGAGCCTCCGGCCTACCGGTCAACGATCGGCAAGAAGGGCCAGATCGTGCCGGGAACACCGGAACGGTTCATGTTGCCGGGGGAGCTGAACGAGCTGCTCTGCTATGAGCTGCCCGGCGGGGAAGCGTTCGTCTATGACCCGGTGAACAAGTACGGCATCATCGCCGCGCAGGTCGAATCCATGAACGCTTTCGCGCTGGAGTCTGAAGACGAGCAGATCAACCGCACCGAGGCTTTCTCGTCCGTTTTGACCGCGCTCTCCACCCAGGAAGGCGTCGAGTACCTGCAGCTGACTGATCAGACGTCGGTGGTGTCCGGGGCGAAGATCCGGGACTACTACAAAACCAAGGGCGCGCAGGCTCCCCGGGTGGTCCGGGACGGGGAACTGGTGCCGCTCGCGGGCGCGAACATCAACTCGTTCGCGTCCCACGCCTATGAGGATCTGGTGTCCAACGGGCGCGGCATCATGCACCACGAAGGCTGGGTTGTGGTCGTGTTGAGCCGGAAGAAGCTGGAGAAGTCGATCACGGCCCACGGCGGTGGGCTCGCCGGATTCATGAGCCTCGCGGCGGGCACGATTTCCTCGGTGACGGAGTCGCTGACGCCGACAGGGACGATGGTGCGGTTCTGGATGAACGCACGGGAACTCTCAGCCTGCATCCGACGCGCAACCGACCCTGCCTCTGCGGTGGAGATCTCGGAGCGGACCGGAGCGTTCGCTGGCGTCTCACCGGCCTCTGCCGGGCCGATGGTTATGCTGCCGGAGTGGTCCACGCTCCAGACGGACACGGGCATTCACCGCACCTGGTGGGTTTCGGAGTGGCCACGGAAGAAGGCCAGCCTCGGGTTCATGTCCAAACTGGTGTTCGCCGGTGACTTCCGGCATTCCGTGACGCTCATCGCCAAGCCTTACCCGGTCAGTAAGGCCATGAAGGACATCACCACCTCCCTCGCCGATCACGATTCCGGGCTCGATATTCAGCACCGGCTGGGCCGGCCGATTTCCCGGGCGCAACGGCTGGAAGGAACTGACCTTGAGTTCCGGGAAATGCAGCTCACCGACGGGTTCGGGGCCTTGAAGATCGGCGGCTACGTCACGCTCTCGGCATCGGACGCGACGGAACTGGAAGTGAACAACACCAAACTGCGCAACGCGGCCGCGGCCGCACAGGTGGAGCTCCGGTGCCTGTATGGGCAGCAGGCCGAAGGCTTCGTCGCCTCGGCCATGCCGCTGGGCAGGGGACTGCTGTGA
- a CDS encoding transglycosylase SLT domain-containing protein: MKMLSRAGGALFITILFAASLLVAVVLGAVSGGRAGASTDPSSCVAPLPGAGLAAGKVPAEYVEAIREAAKASGIPAPILAGQLRQESNFNPKAVSHAGARGIAQFMPSTWASYGQGKDPSDPQAGISAQGKFMGELLKQAKASGFAGDPVDLALAGYNAGWGGVTAVGGIPDNGETAQYVTRIRQFANEFAAKDGTDAVTAGEDKGSGDCDLATGTSSGNDDYPFKDLPHCILNANGGYAGCPAGSQSEFNAFHGECVDFVMWRLNQQFGVTKAPWKIMNGNFRPDGGVLGDARDYRAAWENKGWPVDKTPTVGAVVWYGPSNANASSAGYGHVAIVKEVLKDGSFIEEGYNFGFPPDDHKYYTIKRANSAPDNFLHLPKAG; the protein is encoded by the coding sequence ATGAAGATGCTTAGCCGGGCCGGGGGCGCGTTGTTCATCACGATCCTGTTCGCGGCGTCGCTGCTGGTCGCTGTCGTCCTCGGCGCGGTATCCGGCGGGAGGGCTGGCGCCTCGACGGACCCGTCCTCGTGCGTGGCACCTCTGCCCGGGGCCGGTCTGGCCGCCGGTAAGGTCCCAGCGGAGTACGTCGAGGCGATCAGGGAAGCCGCGAAGGCCTCGGGTATCCCGGCGCCGATCCTTGCCGGGCAGCTGCGGCAGGAAAGCAACTTCAACCCCAAGGCCGTCTCCCATGCCGGGGCCCGCGGCATCGCCCAGTTCATGCCGAGCACATGGGCGAGCTACGGGCAGGGAAAAGACCCGTCCGACCCGCAGGCCGGTATCAGCGCCCAGGGGAAGTTCATGGGGGAGCTGCTGAAGCAGGCGAAGGCCTCGGGGTTCGCCGGGGACCCGGTGGATCTTGCCCTGGCCGGCTACAACGCGGGCTGGGGCGGGGTGACCGCTGTCGGCGGGATCCCGGACAACGGTGAAACCGCCCAGTACGTGACACGGATCAGGCAGTTCGCGAACGAGTTCGCGGCCAAGGACGGCACCGACGCTGTCACCGCCGGCGAGGATAAGGGTTCGGGGGACTGTGACCTTGCGACCGGCACTTCCAGCGGGAATGATGACTACCCCTTCAAGGACCTGCCGCACTGCATCCTGAACGCCAATGGCGGCTACGCGGGCTGCCCGGCGGGGTCCCAATCGGAGTTCAACGCCTTCCACGGTGAGTGTGTGGACTTTGTGATGTGGCGGCTGAACCAGCAGTTCGGTGTGACGAAAGCGCCGTGGAAGATCATGAACGGCAACTTCCGTCCGGACGGTGGCGTCCTGGGTGATGCGCGTGACTACAGGGCCGCATGGGAGAACAAGGGCTGGCCGGTGGACAAGACACCCACCGTCGGGGCCGTGGTCTGGTACGGGCCCTCGAACGCGAATGCCTCCTCCGCAGGCTACGGGCACGTTGCCATTGTGAAGGAAGTCCTCAAGGACGGGTCCTTCATCGAGGAAGGCTATAACTTCGGGTTCCCGCCGGACGATCACAAGTACTACACGATCAAACGGGCCAACAGTGCACCCGATAATTTCCTGCACCTGCCCAAAGCCGGCTGA
- a CDS encoding sigma-70 family RNA polymerase sigma factor — protein sequence METRIAEAVMHPKTRGAVWNILAGFGLGQDVDDVVADTAESALKASGSFDPELGHVQGWVLTIAKRRAYDHAKRAGAKGRLQGRLEGESDGPDPALNLVEDDFAQEVVERLAASAESRQILALTEKLVANPDSFRRVAALWMVYQGSVPKASAALGISQEALRDSRREVVRCAHVVRKAVAARSAGDPVTVGTLLGCLPVEGNEDGSWARALSVAVVRAGGFGKVTAASMAEVTGYSLNTCRQYVVEAHWLLQVARTVLEGVETAGAGPEANHH from the coding sequence ATGGAGACGCGAATCGCGGAGGCTGTCATGCATCCGAAGACGCGGGGCGCTGTGTGGAACATTCTGGCCGGTTTCGGGCTGGGGCAGGATGTGGACGACGTCGTGGCGGACACGGCGGAGTCGGCGTTGAAGGCCTCTGGTTCGTTTGATCCGGAGCTGGGGCATGTGCAGGGCTGGGTGCTGACGATCGCCAAGCGCCGGGCCTATGACCACGCGAAACGGGCCGGGGCGAAAGGCCGGCTGCAGGGCCGGCTGGAGGGTGAATCCGACGGGCCTGACCCGGCGTTGAATCTCGTGGAGGATGACTTCGCCCAAGAGGTTGTCGAGCGGTTGGCGGCCAGTGCGGAGTCCCGGCAGATCCTGGCTTTGACGGAGAAGCTGGTGGCTAATCCGGATTCGTTCCGCCGGGTCGCGGCGTTGTGGATGGTCTACCAGGGCAGCGTGCCGAAAGCCTCTGCGGCGCTGGGCATCTCGCAGGAGGCGCTCCGGGATTCCCGCCGGGAAGTCGTCCGGTGCGCCCACGTCGTCCGCAAGGCCGTGGCAGCCCGGTCCGCCGGGGACCCCGTGACCGTCGGGACGCTGCTGGGGTGTCTGCCGGTGGAGGGCAACGAGGATGGTTCGTGGGCGCGTGCGTTGTCCGTCGCTGTGGTCCGTGCCGGCGGGTTCGGGAAGGTCACTGCCGCATCGATGGCGGAGGTGACCGGGTACTCGCTGAACACCTGCCGGCAGTACGTCGTCGAGGCGCACTGGCTCCTGCAGGTCGCCCGGACCGTCCTGGAAGGTGTTGAGACAGCTGGAGCGGGTCCGGAAGCGAACCACCATTGA
- a CDS encoding helix-turn-helix domain-containing protein, protein MSSKALTWAFSKELRQGAKFVLVTMADAADDDGYLFPSYEYLAHKTCLSQRSLVAAIKELVELGLVVCERNHHQDGSRAANLFFLLLENRKHASPVWRGAVSTKERKAQAERFRKEALANLTEQVPQEASSAESALRPDEGPAGEPSLEETSGQVPQETSSAESALRPTGQGKNSGKPVVQNLHLGSTKVQNTSDLSANCVNASFKEPHDDLSHHHQSGRETAPAAEVVPVTVIDDEPAKHRGVDLAGLKHRLEPVLGPCRSEKLVWVIDEALSRATAKVSNPSAFIVKCVLNDPDRFAPAPAGSGPAAPAAGGATAAAGFAVVTRSRGLLGPGETPCPKPDHGQYAADHCPACRTENLVAETALEPAPMSGDELAAWRAERAAKRSGPRVLERPRTVSGGVQV, encoded by the coding sequence AGGGAGCCAAGTTCGTGTTGGTGACCATGGCTGATGCGGCCGACGACGACGGCTATCTCTTCCCCTCGTACGAGTATCTGGCCCACAAGACGTGCTTGTCTCAACGCTCCCTGGTGGCCGCTATCAAGGAACTGGTCGAGCTGGGGTTGGTGGTGTGCGAGCGGAACCACCACCAGGACGGCTCGCGGGCGGCGAACCTGTTCTTCCTGCTTCTGGAGAACAGGAAGCATGCGTCGCCGGTGTGGCGGGGTGCGGTGTCCACAAAGGAACGCAAGGCTCAAGCCGAGCGATTCCGCAAGGAAGCGTTAGCGAACCTGACCGAGCAAGTTCCGCAAGAAGCCAGTAGTGCAGAATCTGCACTTAGGCCCGATGAGGGGCCTGCAGGTGAGCCTTCCTTGGAGGAAACCAGTGGGCAAGTTCCGCAAGAAACCAGTAGTGCAGAATCTGCACTTAGGCCCACGGGGCAGGGCAAAAACTCCGGAAAACCAGTAGTGCAGAATCTGCACTTAGGCTCCACCAAAGTGCAAAATACGTCGGACCTAAGTGCAAATTGTGTAAACGCCTCCTTTAAGGAACCTCATGATGACTTAAGTCATCATCATCAGTCCGGGCGCGAAACGGCACCTGCCGCTGAGGTCGTTCCGGTGACGGTGATTGATGATGAGCCTGCGAAGCATCGGGGAGTGGACTTGGCCGGGCTCAAGCACCGGCTGGAGCCGGTCCTTGGCCCGTGCCGGTCCGAGAAGCTGGTCTGGGTCATCGATGAGGCGCTGTCCAGGGCGACGGCGAAGGTTTCAAATCCGTCGGCGTTCATCGTCAAGTGCGTTCTCAACGACCCGGACCGGTTCGCACCAGCACCGGCCGGTTCCGGACCAGCGGCGCCCGCTGCCGGCGGCGCAACGGCTGCTGCCGGGTTCGCCGTGGTGACGCGGTCCAGGGGGTTGCTGGGGCCGGGGGAGACCCCGTGTCCGAAGCCGGATCATGGCCAGTACGCGGCGGATCACTGCCCGGCGTGCCGGACGGAAAACCTTGTCGCCGAAACGGCTTTGGAGCCGGCACCGATGAGCGGGGATGAGCTGGCGGCGTGGCGGGCCGAGAGGGCCGCGAAGCGCAGCGGGCCGCGGGTTCTTGAGCGTCCACGCACGGTCTCCGGCGGTGTTCAGGTCTGA